Proteins found in one Patagioenas fasciata isolate bPatFas1 chromosome 13, bPatFas1.hap1, whole genome shotgun sequence genomic segment:
- the ORC6 gene encoding origin recognition complex subunit 6 has product MERGAVRRLAARLGLRDPAVTRKAEEYLRLSQVKCTGLMAQMTATSSAVMCLDLAASSMKQPVDKSYFVKLSGLNKTMYQSSMKSLECLLEVNPRLGMRDLAVQFCCVEAVNAASRVLQRYESSLSEAQQMDLDFSKPLFLTAALFTACKCLKLKVDKTKILATSGVKKAIFDRLCHQLEKISQQLSKEGDVPLVAETSENLQTKLEHCEKENRSEDEEEIPCKWPKTETEQDYEEWKKKILDKATKAQETSAGAVSVVPPSNPSAACASS; this is encoded by the exons ATGGAGCGCGGGGCGGTGCGGCGGCTCGCGGCGCGGCTGGGGCTGCGCGACCCGGCGGTCACCAG AAAAGCTGAAGAGTACCTGCGGCTGTCCCAGGTGAAGTGCACAGGGCTGATGGCTCAGATGACGGCGACAAGCAGTGCTGTGATGTGCCTGGACCTGGCAGCCAGCTCCATGAAACAACCAGTTGACAAA AGCTATTTTGTGAAGCTCTCTGGTTTGAACAAGACAATGTACCAGAGTTCCATGAAGTCTTTGGAATGTTTGCTAGAGGTGAACCCCAGACTGGGGATGCGAGACTTGGCTGTGCAGTTCTGCTGCGTGGAGGCAGTGAACGCTGCTTCAAGAGTCCTGCAGAG GTATGAATCCAGCCTCTCTGAAGCACAGCAAATGGACCTCGATTTCTCAAAACCACTTTTTCTAACAGCAGCACTATTCACTGCATGCAA GTGTTTGAAGCTAAAAGTGGACAAAACTAAAATACTGGCTACATCTGGGGTAAAAAAAGCAATATTTGACCGGCTGTGCCATCAGCTGGAGAAGATAAGCCAGCAGCTCAGCA aagaaggaGATGTTCCACTGGTTGCAGAGACATCTGAAAACTTGCAGACCAAACTGGAGCACTGTGAGAAGGAAAACA GatctgaagatgaggaggagatACCGTGCAAATGGCCAAAGACTGAAACAGAGCAAGACTATgaagaatggaaaaagaaaattctggACAAAGCTACTAAGGCACAAGAGACAAGCGCGGGGGCTGTCTCTGTAGTGCCACCTAGTAACCCGTCTGCTGCTTGCGCATCATCTTGA